One Triplophysa rosa linkage group LG21, Trosa_1v2, whole genome shotgun sequence DNA segment encodes these proteins:
- the syt6a gene encoding synaptotagmin-6 produces the protein MSAVGKGHDMFCQKAVSLIVDLCTQDSPRLDHDTCEEYLFHISNQEYNHKESDITTGLPIGVIIACGLALLLLSTFVSWKLCWVPWRKKSSSAALATDDCPSFQLPSLLPSPQLSKVAMATEKEKYPLASMGFLEAAVKISQTSPDIPAEVQLSMREHFLRRTQRMQRQTTEPASSTRHSSFKRHLPRQMQVSSLDLGDDYYVDEQPTSIGRINPELYKQMGTKKEDTSNGESGKNCGKINFSLRYDYENEMLLVNILKAFDLPVKDLCGSSDPYVKIYLLPDRKQKFQTRVHRKTLNPTFDESFQFPVPYDELPARKLHLSVFDFDRFSRHDMIGEVILDNLFEVSDLSRETSIWKDIQYATSESVDLGEIMFSLCYLPTAGRLTLTVIKCRNLKAMDITGYSDPYVKVSLICDGRRLKKKKTTTKKNTLNPTYNEAIIFDIPPESMDQVSLHISVMDYDLVGHNEIIGVCRLGCGAEGLGRDHWNEMLAYPRKPIAHWHPLLESKKSEKEWKTRTASFDSQGSCPSPKPPASP, from the exons ACATCACTACAGGCCTTCCCATCGGTGTGATAATAGCGTGTGGTTTGGCGCTGCTTTTGCTTTCCACATTTGTCTCCTGGAAGCTCTGTTGGGTTCCTTGGAGGAAAAAATCAAGTTCTGCGGCCCTCGCCACTGACGACTGCCCCTCGTTTCAGCTACCGTCTCTTCTGCCGAGTCCTCAGCTGTCCAAGGTCGCTATGGCGACTGAGAAGGAAAAATATCCTTTGGCATCAATGGGCTTCCTGGAGGCAGCCGTTAAAATAAGCCAAACATCTCCTGACATCCCCGCTGAGGTGCAGCTCTCTATGAGGGAGCACTTTCTGCGCCGTACGCAGCGCATGCAGAGACAAACCACCGAGCCGGCATCATCCACAAG GCACAGTTCCTTTAAACGTCACCTCCCCCGTCAGATGCAGGTAAGCAGTCTGGACCTGGGCGACGACTACTATGTGGACGAGCAGCCGACCAGCATCGGCCGCATCAATCCCGAACTCTACAAGCAGATGGGCACCAAAAAGGAAGACACCAGCAACGGTGAAAGTGGCAAAAACTGCGGCAAGATCAATTTTTCTCTCCGGTACGACTACGAGAACGAGATGTTGCTTGTTAACATACTCAAGGCCTTCGATCTACCAGTCAAGGATCTTTGTGGCAGCTCCGACCCCTACGTGAAgatctacctgctgcctgacagGAAGCAGAAATTCCAGACGCGAGTCCATCGTAAAACGCTCAACCCCACGTTCGACGAGTCCTTCCAGTTTCCTGTGCCCTACGACGAGCTGCCTGCCAGGAAGCTCCATCTGAGCGTTTTTGACTTTGACCGATTCTCACGGCACGATATGATCGGGGAGGTCATACTGGACAATCTGTTTGAAGTGTCTGATCTCTCGAGGGAGACCTCCATCTGGAAAGACATTCAGTATGCTACCTCT GAAAGTGTAGATCTTGGAGAGATCATGTTCTCGCTCTGCTATCTGCCCACGGCAGGCAGACTAACACTCACGGTCATCAAGTGCAGGAACCTCAAGGCAATGGACATTACAGGATACTCAG ATCCCTATGTGAAAGTGTCCCTCATTTGTGATGGGAGGCGTCTGAAAAAGAAGAAGACTACCACAAAGAAAAACACCCTGAACCCCACATATAATGAGGCCATTATCTTTGACATCCCTCCTGAGAGTATGGACCAAGTCAGCTTACACATTTCCGTCATGGACTATGATCT GGTGGGCCATAATGAGATTATTGGTGTGTGCCGTTTGGGGTGTGGTGCTGAAGGGTTGGGTAGGGACCACTGGAACGAGATGCTGGCATACCCTCGTAAACCCATTGCACACTGGCACCCCCTGCTGGAGTCCAAGAAATCTGAAAAAGAG TGGAAAACCAGAACGGCCAGTTTTGACAGTCAGGGGTCTTGCCCCTCCCCCAAACCTCCTGCCAGCCCTTGA